Proteins from a genomic interval of Paenibacillus sp. RC334:
- a CDS encoding ParA family protein, which produces MIPVKVVLAVGSRDYIEPLLNYVHGSEYARRLRVTAFSQPEAFRQYMMETAGMKKPDVVVGEAAFLSLWTDREASDIPCLVLHEGEQVSEYGQPLLKYQPLSELVGFILETVRQRTSGQQSLNSREGGMIIGMVAASGGLGKTTAALNISKQLGNEGYSVFYLNLETVDSSSLFTGSGSSSEGEGEGLSRLLYDLKAMGHNGNPLSVASYCVRRSEIQADTFQPVDNRKELIDMTCDEAVELIRTIAESGQYDVVIVDGESENSDRAQAVLKASHRLIWLLADDLMSMHKCGLWLDVLEATQPEGLEAMLTKTRFVVNRYMGTMVNSLPRDFMELNGALPYIPSWKQMQHRELLLSSPIYQREIRQLCRELLNVETVTQPPAAWS; this is translated from the coding sequence ATGATTCCGGTAAAAGTGGTTCTGGCTGTAGGTAGTCGGGATTATATCGAGCCACTGCTGAATTATGTACACGGAAGCGAGTACGCCAGAAGGCTGAGAGTAACGGCATTTTCGCAGCCGGAGGCATTTCGCCAATACATGATGGAAACGGCTGGAATGAAAAAGCCGGATGTTGTGGTGGGTGAAGCCGCTTTTTTGAGTCTGTGGACAGATCGGGAAGCTTCTGATATTCCTTGTCTGGTGCTACATGAGGGAGAACAGGTGAGCGAATACGGACAACCTTTATTAAAATATCAGCCCTTGTCTGAACTGGTGGGCTTTATTTTGGAAACGGTGAGACAGCGGACAAGTGGGCAGCAGAGCTTAAACAGCCGGGAAGGCGGAATGATTATTGGCATGGTTGCAGCCTCCGGCGGGCTGGGCAAGACAACGGCCGCACTCAATATATCCAAGCAGCTGGGAAATGAGGGGTATTCGGTTTTTTATTTGAATTTGGAAACGGTGGATTCAAGTTCGTTATTCACAGGTTCCGGCAGTTCTAGTGAAGGAGAAGGAGAGGGGCTGTCCAGACTGCTTTATGATCTCAAGGCGATGGGACATAACGGAAATCCCTTATCTGTCGCTTCGTATTGTGTGCGCCGTTCTGAAATTCAGGCCGACACCTTTCAACCTGTCGATAACCGCAAGGAACTGATAGACATGACCTGTGATGAAGCGGTAGAGCTGATTCGGACGATTGCCGAAAGTGGACAGTATGATGTCGTAATTGTAGATGGCGAGTCTGAAAATAGTGACCGGGCTCAAGCTGTGCTTAAAGCCAGTCATAGGCTGATTTGGCTGCTGGCTGACGATTTAATGAGCATGCACAAGTGCGGGCTATGGCTGGATGTTCTGGAAGCCACACAGCCGGAAGGACTTGAAGCCATGCTGACCAAAACCCGCTTTGTGGTGAACCGTTATATGGGAACTATGGTCAACTCGTTACCTCGGGATTTTATGGAGCTGAACGGGGCGCTGCCTTACATTCCTTCATGGAAGCAGATGCAGCATCGTGAGCTGCTGCTTAGTTCGCCGATTTATCAGCGGGAAATTCGCCAGCTGTGCCGCGAGCTGCTGAATGTGGAGACTGTAACACAGCCGCCCGCTGCTTGGTCTTAA